A window of Dermacentor andersoni chromosome 4, qqDerAnde1_hic_scaffold, whole genome shotgun sequence genomic DNA:
GGTATGGATGCATGCATTTCACAGCTTTTTACGATAGCTTTCTGCTACAACAAGATTTCCCACTAGAAGGCTACTGAAACTTTCATTGTGTGCATCATCAGCAACATTCCTACTACAGGAAGGCCCATGTGCAATTTCATATGAAAATTCTTCATCCTCATGCCTATATATTGCCATTCAAGTGCAATAAACACTGGTCGTTAGTCAGTGCCACGTCTGTCATCTTTACTTAGTCCCGTCCGAAGCACTGCTCCATTACCTTCTAAgaatgcaccaaccagcccagttCAGCACACTCGTACAGAATTCTACAAGTATTTTTGTTTAAAAAAGACTGAGAAGCTGCTTGCTATTTCGGAGGTGTGACAAAAGTGCACCCATTTCTACCTTATCTTTTAGACAATACCATCTGTGTGTTAAGCTTACATATATGTGAGTGGATAAACATTCTCTTTATCAACAGATGCGCAGTGGCAAAATCATGCAAGTACACATGCCCGAGAACTACACCACAGAGAAACCTGGAGACCCAGGACGTAGGGAGTACCAACCAGTTTAGAAGCTAACTCTTACCAAGGTCCTTAATTACCGTAAAGGTTGAAATATAGGTCAAACTTCCTTTTTCAAAATACTATGGCAAAAAGACAACCCACATACCGTCTTACATACCAGTCATCTTTTTACCAgtttatacatttttttttctttttatagaatTAAAGCTTGGGGGGTTTACCTATATTCCTGTCCTACCTATATTTCGGTCTTTATGGCAACAAAAATAGGCTTATGGAGTTTCCTGTATATCCTGGCAAATCATATTTGTAAAGCTTTATTTAGCAAACGTAAGTCTGTTATTCACACATTCTCAGTCACGAACATTGTCACAACGGACACATTTTGTAAATATACACACCAATTTTCTCAAATCATGCAGTCATCCTCGCATAGTTTTGTGAACTCAAAAACACATGAGATCACGCATTCTTCAGACGTACTTCAACTCAGCTGGACTCGCACAAGCTCTAATTCACTGGGCTCAGACTTGCACTTGCTCAGACTCTCCTCAACTCGCTATGACTTGCAGGTCCATGCTAGTCTGAGCAAGTCAACTCGTCAGTTTGCCGACCTATGGTGCCAAGACAGTTTCTTATTGACCCGAATTGTCCACAGTCTTGATTACCTATGAGCTGCATGTATGGCTAACTGCAAGCACGCTCTCCTTGCAAAATAAGGTATTTATTCACCGTAGAATGCACACATCAAACATTATAACTGCTGAGGCACAGTAGTCATTAATTCATTTTTGAAGTCAGAGGCCCTACAGCAGACAGAAAAGACTCACTAAAAACCTCATCAGAAAACCTTTCTGATGAAAGCCTTGCAGTTTCTCTGGTCTGCCTTCTCTCGTCAGGTGCCATTTCCAGAATGGTCCTGAATGCAGCTGTGTAGCTGGAAACGCTGTCCGCCAGAAATCCAGTGCGCTTGTTGTCATAATCGGTCACAATGTCCATTTTCGGCCCTCCAGAATTGTGGGCCACCATAAGTAGGCCAGCAGCCATGCATTCAACTACACCtgaaatttgaaagaaaaaagaaaaagatgtgtATCAATACTAAAATAGCATTGTCCTGTTTAAATTCCTTGAATGAAACTTGATTTCATTACACCGAGCACATTATAACGTAATAGTTAGAAGTTGTATGTTGAACATAATAATACATAACATAATAATGTCTGTAACTACATCACTTGCTGCCTTCTTTGctttgtaactttttttttaccctactcccctctgtaataccttgtggtcttgagggtataataaatgaaatgaaatgaaataatgaaaaagaGCACTGCTAAATTTATAGCAACTTATGTTTTCATTCTAACAACTTTAGAAGATCTTGTACGAACTCATGCTTTATTGCTTAAATTTTGCAACAAGATTAGTTTTTTATTTGCATCGTTCAATAAAGCACTTAACATAATTTCAGGACATTTCATAGCTGACAAGTAGTGTGCCAGTCTGCATCTTGTAGCAGCTAGCTTCTCGGATGGTGAAGTGCACTTGCAGCcatgactttctttcttttccatatCAAACCAAGCAAGCAAAGATGCTAAGTGTTCTTACTGAACAATGTAGACCGAAAAATTCTATTTTGCTGAAAAACTTCGACGTAAATAAAGCAATGATTACCACAAACCCTTCTTTTAAAAATTAGTAAATACTATTAAACACTGGAAAGCATAATCTTCGCTCAATTTCTAGAGGAACTTAGTGTGTGGTCATCCTCATATTTAACCGAGACAGGCTTTAAAGGAAAACTGAAAGGAAACTCTGGGTGTGTAAAAAGCTTCGTTTCAGATAGTGTAGATATAGAGGGACTTCCGGGCAAAATTTCGTTCAAAATATGAGGGGATGCATCAGGAGATGCTTGCAAAAGTTGACATTTCTTGATAGCTAAactgaaaaaggaagaaaaaaaacaaacaccAGGGATTAGGTGTCGGCTGTGGCTGCCCACGGCGCACTGAGAAGCCTTGGAGGTGAGGTGCTGAGGCTTAACACCCGCTAATCACCAGCTGCATACATCATCTGCTTAtgtgctatttaaaggctgttaACAGAGAAATTATACAAGTGCTAGCCCTGCAGCTTTTCCAAAGCTGCTTCAATAGTATAGACTACTCATGTATAATCAATATCATCTAAAGTGAGATTTTGTTGCTGTTTGCCTTTAAGTGCTTTTGCTTCTCCTGCAAAGGGTGCTAGAGATTTACAGTTGGGATATCTTGAATATGTGAGCCTAATGAGTCTTCTTTCTAGAGCATTTGATGTTTGCTCCATATAGCCTAGTTTGTTAATGGTAAGCTGCCATAGATGTGTCTTCATTGTTCAGGTTAAGCTGACCGTATGACGGCTCTACCTCACTCTTATTTGTCAAAGCAGAATGAGTCTTTgcaagttctttcttttctttttctataagcaTTCACTGTGTGAGCTGCAAAACATCTAGTGGATAAACATATACAGTTAGCAATGTAAGCAACACAGACTTACACATTCCAAAGTGCTCATTCCACATGGTGTGAATAGCTGCAGAAGCTCTCTTCATTTCAGACATCAAGTCTGCAAAGGGAGCATTTAGCCTGAACTCCACATTGTCTTCAACACCCATCTCTGCGGCGAGATGCTTGAGCCTGGTGACTCGTTGCTCATCTTCCTGGTTCCTGCAGCCACCTATCATGACAAATCTAATTCTTGAAAACTCTGAGTCGGGTAACTGCTCCTTAAGCTCTACCAGCACTTTCAACTGCAGCTCATGGTCCTTCTCTGGACGAAACTGTGACAAGGAAAGCACTCTGAATTCGGCACTGGACACACTGTCTTTGTCCATTATTGGCAATGCCTTAAATTCCCCAACGCTGCACGGGGGATACACCAAAACAGTCCGTGTTGGCAACTGCCACAGCTCGAGGATGTGTCCTTTTGTCCAGGTGGAATTCACCATCACAAGGTCTGCGCACCAGCCGCAGTATGCATACAACTTGGCAAATGTGCGGTAGTACAGCAGCTTGATGGGCGTAAGGACTGCACTCCTCGAGATGAGTCCCCTGTTGTTGTGGGCCTGTACTCTCCTTTCAACTGAGCTCAACATGTCTGTGCTGATAGTTGGATAGTGTGTGTAGCACATCACCTTGCAACCACCAAAAAACTTGAATATGGGCATTGTGAATGCATAGCCAGTGCTATCAACGAAAATGGTAGGAACGAAGGTGAGAATGGCTTCTAGACCTAGCATCACTGATCCAAGGCTCTGACCCAGTATAGTGAACACTGGATAGAGTCGTGCTTCAACTAGTGAACGGCTGCGTAGAAACACAAAGTGAACAGCAGACTTGCTGAGCTTGACATTGAAACGCTTTTCAGCATTTTCTATTATCTGGTCCCCGGAAACACCATGGTCACCTGTATACACAATGCACTGATGACTTGGGTATCTGcaaaaacataaaataaaatattcaTTCAGAGGGCTCGAAGTTGCCGTAAGTGACATTAATTGCAGATAGGTTTTAAGTTTAGCAAGAG
This region includes:
- the Alg11 gene encoding GDP-Man:Man(3)GlcNAc(2)-PP-Dol alpha-1,2-mannosyltransferase, whose translation is MAFLLVCFFILCLPLALPLLWLRIRTVKRTSRQRFGEAAQTWGFFHPYANACGGGEKVLWSAVRAIQEKYPSHQCIVYTGDHGVSGDQIIENAEKRFNVKLSKSAVHFVFLRSRSLVEARLYPVFTILGQSLGSVMLGLEAILTFVPTIFVDSTGYAFTMPIFKFFGGCKVMCYTHYPTISTDMLSSVERRVQAHNNRGLISRSAVLTPIKLLYYRTFAKLYAYCGWCADLVMVNSTWTKGHILELWQLPTRTVLVYPPCSVGEFKALPIMDKDSVSSAEFRVLSLSQFRPEKDHELQLKVLVELKEQLPDSEFSRIRFVMIGGCRNQEDEQRVTRLKHLAAEMGVEDNVEFRLNAPFADLMSEMKRASAAIHTMWNEHFGMCVVECMAAGLLMVAHNSGGPKMDIVTDYDNKRTGFLADSVSSYTAAFRTILEMAPDERRQTRETARLSSERFSDEVFSESFLSAVGPLTSKMN